The uncultured Carboxylicivirga sp. genomic interval ATTACATCGGCCGATGCAGTGGTAATAGAGAGTAAGCGCCAGTCGGCATCTTCTTCAAAAGAAAGAGACAGATCCAGATCATCGTAATGCCAGGCTTCCATAGCACCCGACTCCTGGTCGCCATCTACTTTTTCTTTCTCACTTGGTTCGCCAATTAGTTTTGCAACTTCATCTCTGCTTAATCCAAATGTTAATTGACCTAATCCTTCTCCAAGTGTTATTTCGTTCATGATTTTTCGTTTAATTCAGGGCAAAGGTACGTAATGGAATTAAGACATAAACCGCCTGTTGGCTTTTTTCTCAGCAAGCTTCTTTTTACTATTTAGACGTTTTTCAACCGATGATTTAGTGGGGCGTGTGGCTTTACGTTTTTTTCGAGGTGTTAAAGCTGCTGCTAATATATTGTAGAAGCGTTCTGTTACAATTAATTTATTCTTTAACTGCGAACGCTCTGTTTGAGCCGTTAATATCAATTCTCCATCCAGGTTGAGTTTATTGGCAAGTTTATGACTCAATAGCGATTTTTCGTGATCGCTTAACAGTTGCGACGATTCTATATGAAATCGCAATTCTACCTTCGAATTTACTTTATTTACATTCTGTCCACCGGGTCCCCCGCTTCGCGATGCGGCATATTTAAATTCAGATGAAAAGTCTCTGTTTTTTAATTCTTGTTCAGTCATTGGGTTATTCTATAGGTTTAAAAACCGAATCTTCGGAGTGTTGTAATAGCCTTTTTTTGATGCGGATGTAAAGGTAAACCATCAAAGGAGCAAAAGTAAGCAACAACCACTTATTTTGCGACATCAGTATAAAATCATACAATCCATGAAACAAAAATGGATAGAAGAATGCGTTGATCAGATGAAATGTTTGCTTTTTACTGATAAAACGTGCCAGTCCCAAATGATAGCCCATCATTACACCAAACATAGCGTGTGCCGGAACGGCGGTAAATGCACGAGCAATACCCGTATGTAAACCATTATCGGTATTTACTACGTACATGATGTTTTCAATTAAGGCAAATCCTAACGATACAAATACTGCATATACAATACCATCGAAACGTTCGTTAAAATTTTTATTACGCCAAACTAAAAGCATTACAGCGGTTAATTTGAACGATTCTTCCCAAAACGAAGCAACAAAAAAGGCATCCATAAAAGCATGTGCAATTTTATTATTGGTTAGGGGTTGTATCATCGAAGCCGTCCATTGTTCACCAATAATGATGGGTATGCAAATAATCATACCCGCTATTAATGATTTAATTAACAGGCCCAATGGTTCTTTTTCGTATTTATCGCGATAGTAGATATAAATAAGAATGATGAAAACAGGCGCCGAAGCCAATATAATCAGGTTCATTGTTTAGTGTGTCGGTTTATACTGT includes:
- the arfB gene encoding alternative ribosome rescue aminoacyl-tRNA hydrolase ArfB, translated to MTEQELKNRDFSSEFKYAASRSGGPGGQNVNKVNSKVELRFHIESSQLLSDHEKSLLSHKLANKLNLDGELILTAQTERSQLKNKLIVTERFYNILAAALTPRKKRKATRPTKSSVEKRLNSKKKLAEKKANRRFMS
- a CDS encoding PrsW family glutamic-type intramembrane protease — its product is MNLIILASAPVFIILIYIYYRDKYEKEPLGLLIKSLIAGMIICIPIIIGEQWTASMIQPLTNNKIAHAFMDAFFVASFWEESFKLTAVMLLVWRNKNFNERFDGIVYAVFVSLGFALIENIMYVVNTDNGLHTGIARAFTAVPAHAMFGVMMGYHLGLARFISKKQTFHLINAFFYPFLFHGLYDFILMSQNKWLLLTFAPLMVYLYIRIKKRLLQHSEDSVFKPIE